A window of Amaranthus tricolor cultivar Red isolate AtriRed21 chromosome 8, ASM2621246v1, whole genome shotgun sequence genomic DNA:
TACAttctaaatcaaatcaaattgtaTACTttagttcaatgatcaatcttCACCGTTAACATAAGCTTTCAGTTGCATTAATGGCGTGATATGATATAAGAGCAGATAAACCAACTCAAGTGAAAGCTTAACCGTTAAGGTAGAAGTCCCATGAATCAACTTTTGGATTAAGCAATCAATCTTCACCATCAACTCTTAAGTTTTCAGCTGAATTGGTTGCATGATTTGATATAAGAGCAGACGAACtaattcaactaaaagcttaaccAAAATCTTAAACCCctataaatcaatcaaaaatttagaTCAAAACAAGAAATTTAACAATGGGTTACCTTTGATTAAGGCCATAATCAAATCATTTGCTCTAGAGATTAATTCATCATGATTAGTGTGTTGATCACCTAACTCTTTGATAAAGTAATTGATGAAAACAAAAGGAGTATTCAAATTCATTCTCCATTCTAAACAATTCAAAACTgcaagttccatatcttgaatCACACTATCAGCAAATGTATAATCTTCTACTAATCTTTGATAATCGGCAAATGAAGGCCGTACATTGCTTTCATCCATTTTTGTAGCCAATGATAAGCTTGCAATTGATAACAAGTCTACTACCCATCTTTGATTTTCCTACCATTAACATGAAATTCAAtcaatattttcattttcagcacaaaaacccagaaaaaaatcaccaataaaaagacaaaaactcACAGAAATTAACTTTCTAGATAAGAATCTGTCCATATAAATGAGTGACAAATAAGCAGTTTGATTCTTCAATCCAAAAGTTTTCTGAGCCTACATTCAAAAAGTAAAATCAATAACTAAATTCAGTCAAAgatttaatcaaacaaaaaacaaaataaaaggatGAAGAACCTACATTGAGGATCCAATTGACGGCATGAACACGAAAATCCTTGAGATAAAGAGGATAATTATACAAAAAAACAGGGGAATTTCTTTCTTTATAGACCAATATTTGaatataatcatcatcatcatcatcctcaaGCGAGTGAAGATGAGGATTGATGATCAAATTAGACGAACTGGGTTTGGGTTTATTTTGATTTCCATCAATTAAATAAGATTTATCTTCTTGACAAAGAAGATTAGAAACAGAAGAGGGTTTAGGATTTGAATCTGCCATTGTAATTATAATTGTAAGAATTGTATAATTTTCTGGAaaattgaagaattaaagaaGTAGTGGAAGAAGATAAATAGGGAAATGTTGAAGAAAAAGAGTGAAAAAATGAGGAAAGTTTGGAGAAAAATGGAAGAATTAACTGAAAAAAATAGTGGATGGAGTAGAAGATTGAGGCAATCTAGGAGAAGAGAGAGAGATTTGGCGCTAAAAGAGGGTCTAAGAAGGCTGAGAGCGGTTTTTGTGCCGCCAAAATTAGCGGATGTGATCTACAGATTGTATGTGTTTTCCCAGCGGttattatatatacacacaagTAGCTAACTGCTCTAACTTTTACTTTCTTTGGTTATACTTCATTTTGCTGTCACTATACTGGTTTACCcaagtttttttaattatttaatctaacgcaaattattgtgagagacaATTTCTCTGAGAGGGTCATTAGATATATGGGTAGAATAACCCAACTAATATTCTCTAAAGTGAAATAAGAAGGTGgatttcttattttgaggttaTTTCtttgaaagacggtctctcacaaaagtAGCTGTTAATTTCTTTAACCGGTAGTTTGAGAAAGGAGTCGATGAGGATTAAAAATGAATATATGGTACTTGTAATTATTGAGGTAAGATTTGAGTCTCCGATATAATAGTTGAGTTTTTTTCTTTGGATTTTTGAGTTTCTTTTCTACTTACTTATGAGAGAacgtagaaaaaaaataaaaatcagaatattGCTAAAACATTTCTAAGAGTTTTAGTAAACAAGATTATGTCGGGAAatagaaacaaaataaaattaatatattgctTAAATATTTCTATGAGTTTTAGAAAACAAGATTGTtgtatttttccatttttagtcTCTGGGTTTATAGAGGCTCTTTATCCCTATTTCAGTTTAATATAAACTAAGTTTCTAAGCCTAAACACAAAAATTAATTTCCACATTACTTAATTTCTATTTGCTATAATTTCTACCACTTCATTTATTGATATGCTTTTAAAATCCAATCGCCTCATATAATTTGCTAGAAAAACTTATAAGGGCTAATAGCCTAATACCACAAATTAAGGGCTTAATCAACTTAGCAATTTACATAATTTATGGGTATAATTCATTAGATATAAAATTCTACTTAATAAGGAAATCAATACCAAatgtaagagaaaaaaaaatgtgatctttaattaggaaaatataaGAATGGGAAAACTTAGCCAAAGATAAACAGATCAAAACTTggccccatatatatatatatatatatatgtatacatatatatatatatatattgcatatatatataaatatatatataaatatatatatatatatatatatatatatatatatatatatatatatatatatatgtatgtatacatatatatatatatatatatatatatatatatatatatatatatatatatatatatatatatatatgtataatatacatatatatatacatatatatatatatatatatatatatacatatatatatatatatatatatatatatatatatacatatatatatatatatatatatatatatatatatatatatacatatatatatatatatatatatatttacgtgtatatatatatatatatgtatatatatatttacgtgtatatatatatatatatatacatatatatatatatatatatatatatatatatatatatacatatatatatatatatacatatatatatatatatatatatatatatatatatatatatatacatatatatatatatatatatatatatatatatatatatatatatatatacatatatatatatatagatatatatatacatatatatatatatatgtgtgtgtatatatatatatatatatatatatatatatatatatatatatatatatatatatatatatatatatatatatatatatatacatatatatatatacatatatatatatatacatgtatatatatatatacatatatatatatatatacatatatatatacatatatatatatatatatatatatatatacatatatatatatatatatacatatatatatatatatatatatatatatatatatatatatacatatatatatatatatacacacacacacacacacacacacacatatatatatatatatatatatatatatatatatatatatatatatgtatatatatatatatgtatatatatatatatatgtatatatatatatatatatatatatatatatatatatatatatatatatatatatgtatatatatatatatatgtatacatatatatatatatatatgtatacatatatatatatatatatatatacatatatatatatatatatatatacatatatatatatatatatatatatatatatacatatatatatatatacatatatatatatatatacatatatatatatatatatatatgtatatatatatatatatatatgtatatatatatatatatatatatatatatatatatatatatatatatatatatatatatatatatgtatacatatatatatgtatatatatatatgtgtgtatatatatatatatatatatatatatatatatatatatatatatatatatatatatatatgtatatgtatatatatatatgtatatatatatatgtatatatgtatatatatatatatatatatatgtatgtatatatatatatatatatatatatatatatatatatatatatatatatatatatgtatgtatgtatgtatgtatgtatgtatgtatgtatgtatgtatgtatacatacatacatacatacatacatacatatatatatatatataatgtaagaTCATTCTGGTTCAACATTGAACATTAAGGATCGATGGAGTAAGTATTTTAGAGCTATATAATGGAGGACAACAACATATTGTAGGGGATATAACAATCATTTTCTTAGATGTAAATACAAAATTTatgtgaaaaatataaaaatcagaGGTGGATGGGGCTTTGAAAACGATAAAGCTATTGAAACCGATTAGACCAGATGGTAAGCCTATTGAGATATGGAGATATCTAAGAACGTTTGGGGTGACTTGACTAACTTATCTATTCAATAAGATTTGGAAGACCAACGAATGCCTAATAAACGGAGAAGAAGTACACTAGTGTCTTTTTCTAAGAGTAATGAGTAGTCCAAGAGTTTTCTAGCTAACGAGAAATAAAACTCATGAACCATAATATAAAGTTATATGGGAAAATAATGATAAAGATATGTATGAGGAGATGTACCTCCATATCAAAGAACTAATTTGATTTATGTCAGGGAGGTCTACAATGGAAGTAATCCATATGAGATACATAATGGAGTATTATAAGGCTAGAAAAGAGACTTGCACATGTTTTTATTGACTTGAAAAAAACATACAACAAGTACCAAGAAAAGCACCTTGGTGTGAAATTACAAAGAAGGACATTCCCAACAACATACATTTATATAGAGCATGACATATATCGAGATGTAAAGAGGAATGTTAGAACATGTGGAAGGACAAcatatgatttttcaatcacaATTGGCCTTTTTATCAAGGCTCGATCGTGAACCCCTTTCATTTCACAACAGTACTAGATAAAAATAACTCATTAGATACAAGGAGACATGTCTTGGTACATCTTGTTTGCTGATGACATTATTTTGGTATATGAGACTAGGAAGAGGTAAATGCTAAGTTAGAACGATAGAGACAAGAGTTAGAGTCACGAGAATTCAAATTAAGTCAGAGTAAAACATAGTACATGTAGTGTAATTTTCGCACAAACGAGATTAAAAGTGGCACTATAATTCcagaagagaaagaaattgcTCCAAGTGAATGCTTCAAATACCTTGGATCCATATTTCAGAGTAGTAAGAAAATCTAAGGATAGCGAAATGGGTAGGTGGATGCGATATGCTCTCCCCTATACACATACCCACCTAACATTTTCATACCCTCACAACCCACCTAGGTATGTATTCAAACTCATCCTTATCCACTGGGTTTACCTACCTTATACCAACCGCATACGCACTTCAAGTCCTCGCTATATACTTCATATAAATCcttacaaatttaattgtacatttagttttgtttaaatcttacaatataataaaataaaattaatattcttaattttgtcaatagttttaatacaaaattaatataaattagtaCATCGTGCATATAAGGTAGGCAACTATGGGGCGGGGCGGGTAAGGCGTCATATTAACCACCTACCCTGCGACCCACTAACTATGACGGTAGGACTTTTCATATCCATACCCACACATTACTCACCAAATCATACCCATAGTCGGCCACAATAGGGAGTATGCGGTGCGAAACTCGTATAATTTTACTCGCCCGCCATCCCTAGAGACATTCTACAACATGTGACCCATAAAATTAAGTGTAGGTGGCAAAAATAAAGAGTGACTTATAAAATATTATGTGATCAAGGTGTGCATgtaaagggtaagtttaatctAATGCCCATTAGACTTAATTTACTATATGGATCATATTGATTGACTTTTATCCCATgtttatttaacaacttttaccaattttcattAAGTTACCTCTTAATATAATGTTATTATTTCCTAATTTTCATTGGTTTACATATTGCTTATTAATTTAGTTCATTAAGttacaactaaaaactacaatgTTCAACTCGATTTTTTCAGCTCAAGATATCCCTTCTTGCTCTTAgcaccaaataaaaattaacaaattaagaataatgttaAAACGTGATCACACGCATGACATAAGTATGATTTATAATGTGAAAAAATGAAGAGGTGGACCATGGCCACATACACTCGTTATAATGATTTTGCCTAATGTAGCACCAAATTAATATAGTGGAACATCTTAACTATATTCATCTCTTcttttaaatttacaattataaattataaaaaaaaaaattagttttagtaACAAACTATGTTAGTATATAGGTATGTttgaactaaattttttttaataattagtttttacAATTTAGACgtagtttttaaatttaatgcTTATAAACAATATATTAAGTCTTGCTTATAAATTTTTGAGTTATATTGATATTagttattaaataattagtaaAATCTTGTTAACCTGAAATCtacaaaaatgaaataaaatttttctgtaTACCACTACTCTATTCTTTTGAAATAGaatcaaagagaaaataaagtgtatttaaagaaaaatagatatttgatattaaaaagttaaaatttatagatgaaaataaaaaaaaaataatttccaaataaaaaattaatgtaaaacgagtcaaacaattcaaaattaaaaacaaagcgAATTGAGTATTAGTGACGATTTATATCATACGATATAATAAATGaactaaaaattctcaaatcaCGACTTTATAGAAAGCATGTTTACGAGATATTCCCTTTATTTCTTAAAGAAATTccaatttgtaatttttaaaaaaagatttt
This region includes:
- the LOC130821318 gene encoding cyclin-D5-1-like, with product MADSNPKPSSVSNLLCQEDKSYLIDGNQNKPKPSSSNLIINPHLHSLEDDDDDDYIQILVYKERNSPVFLYNYPLYLKDFRVHAVNWILNAQKTFGLKNQTAYLSLIYMDRFLSRKLISENQRWVVDLLSIASLSLATKMDESNVRPSFADYQRLVEDYTFADSVIQDMELAVLNCLEWRMNLNTPFVFINYFIKELGDQHTNHDELISRANDLIMALIKECNSMDDYGPFVVAGAAVLAAFNWQSSEQDLIVKISTVSLWEISDSQQQKQQQEEELIGCYKILQRLCNNANPSTPYTEVELRATTPTRLAGTKRNLSFRDTHQDPDLPD